DNA from Kitasatospora herbaricolor:
CAAGGAGGTCGTCCCGGTCTACGAGAGCTGGGAGGCCGAGGGCCACCCGCCGCGCGACTTCTACCGCAAGCTCGGCGCGCTCGGCGTCTACGGCATCGAGGTGCCCGAGGAGTACGGCGGCGCGGGCGAGACCGGCTTCAAGTACCAGGCGGTGGTCAGCGAGGAGTGCGCCCGGGCGGGTGTGACCTTCGGGTCCTCCGGCGTGCACACCGGCCTGGTGCTGCCGTACCTGATGGAGTACGCCGACGAGGAGCAGAAGCGGCGCTGGCTGCCCGGCTTCGTCTCCGGCGACATCATGACGGCGATCGCGATGACCGAGCCGGGCGCCGGCTCCGACCTCGCGGGCATCACCACCACGGCCAGGCTGTCCGAGGACGGCACCCACTACGTGCTGAACGGCGCCAAGACCTTCATCACCGGCGGGGTCCTCGCCGACCTGGTCCTGGTGGTCTGCCGCACCGCGCCGTACGACCCGGCCGACCGCCGGGCGGGCCTGTCGATCCTGTGCGTGGACACCACCTCCGAGGGCTACGCGGTCGGCCGCAAGCTGCAGAAGATCGGCCTGCGCACCTCCGACACCGCGGAACTCTCCTTCACGGACGTCAAGGTGCCGGTCGCCGACCTGCTCGGCGAGGAGGGCAAGGCCTTCGCGTACCTGACCCACAACCTGGTGCAGGAGCGGCTGGCGATCGCGGTCGGCGCGTACGCCTCGGCCGCCGCGGCCGTGCAGTTCGCCGTCCGGTACGTGAAGGACCGCAAGGTGTTCGGCAAGGCGGTCGCCGAGTTCCAGAACACCAAGTTCACGCTGGCCGACTGCGAGGCCCAGGTGGTCGCCCAGCAGTCGATGGTGGACCGCGCCCTGGAGCTCTACCAGAACGGCGAACTGACGGTGGCGGACGCCGCCGCCGCCAAGCTGTTCTGCACCGAGTCGGCCTCCGAGGTGATCGACAAGTGCCTCCAGCTGCACGGTGGTTACGGCTACATCCTGGAGTACCCGATCGCCCGCCTCTACACCGACAACCGGGTGTTCCGGATCTACGGCGGCACCAGCGAGGTCATGCGCACGATCATCGCGAAGTCGCTCGGCCTGTAGCGGCGCACCCGTGCGGCGGGCCCCCGGTGCCGGGCGGCCTCCCGCCCGGGGGAGCATGGCGGCGGCGGGACGGCCGGTCCCGCCGCCGGCCCGCCCCGGGCCCGGCCGGTCCCGCAGCATCCGAGGACGTCATGACGAGCGACTCGCTCCGTACGGTCACCCGCGTACAGGCCGCGCTCAGCGCGCCCGGCGGGCCCTTCGCCGTCACCGCGACCGCGAACGGCCCGCGGTACACCGGCGGCCCGGCCGGCCTGCGCGACTTCCTCGACTCCACCCGGGCGCACGGCGAGCGTCCCTTCCTGGTCACCGCCGGCGGCGCCCTCGGCTACGCCGAGCACCACGCCCGGGCCACCGCCCTCGCCCACCACCTGCTGGACGCGTACGGCCTGCGGCCCGGGCAGCGGGTGGTGATCGCGATGCGCAACCTGCCCGAGTGGCAGATCACCTTCTGGGCCGCCCAGGCCGCCGGGCTGGTCGCCGTCCCGCTGAACGCCTGGTGGGAGGGGCCGGAGCTGGCGTACGCGCTGGACCACTGCGATCCCGCCCTGGTGGTCGCGGACCAGGAACGGGCCGACCGGATGCGGCCGTGGTTCGCCGGCCGGGCCGGGGCCGGCCCGCGGCTGCTGACCGTCGGCGACCGCCCGCGTCCCGGCGCCGACCGCTTCGAGGAGCTGCCCGCCCCGGCCCCCGGCCGAGCCCTGCCCGACGTCCCGCTCGATCCCGACGGCGACGCCACCCTGATCTACACCTCGGGCACCACCGGGCGTCCCAAGGCGGTCGCGGCCACCCGTTCGGCCTGGTGCGCGGCCCTGCTGGGCCCGCGCTTCTTCGCCGCCACCGCGGTGCTGTCCTCCGGCGGCGACCTCGCCGGGGTGCCGCCGCAGACGACCCTGATGACCTATCCGTTCTTCCATGTCGCGGCGTTCAGCACGCTGCTGCCGCTGATGGCGAACGGAGGGACGGCCGTGCTGATGCACCGGTGGGACCCGGCCGAGGCGCTTCGGCTGGTCGACCGGCACCGGGTGACGATGTTCGTGGGCGTGCCCACCACCGCGCTGGGCCTGCTGGACGCCGCCGACCGGGCCGGGGCCGGGCTCCCCTCGCTGCGGGTGCTGAGCACCGGCGGCGCCGCCGCACCGCCAGGGCTGGCCGCACGGATCACTGCACGGTTCGGCGGCCGGGTGGAGGCCCGCAACGGCTACGGGCTCACCGAGACCTGCGGCGGCGTGCTCGCCAACCTGGGCGCCCGCTACCGGGAGCACCCGGACAGCGTCGGCCGGCCCTGCCCC
Protein-coding regions in this window:
- a CDS encoding class I adenylate-forming enzyme family protein, with the protein product MTSDSLRTVTRVQAALSAPGGPFAVTATANGPRYTGGPAGLRDFLDSTRAHGERPFLVTAGGALGYAEHHARATALAHHLLDAYGLRPGQRVVIAMRNLPEWQITFWAAQAAGLVAVPLNAWWEGPELAYALDHCDPALVVADQERADRMRPWFAGRAGAGPRLLTVGDRPRPGADRFEELPAPAPGRALPDVPLDPDGDATLIYTSGTTGRPKAVAATRSAWCAALLGPRFFAATAVLSSGGDLAGVPPQTTLMTYPFFHVAAFSTLLPLMANGGTAVLMHRWDPAEALRLVDRHRVTMFVGVPTTALGLLDAADRAGAGLPSLRVLSTGGAAAPPGLAARITARFGGRVEARNGYGLTETCGGVLANLGARYREHPDSVGRPCPAVEVRIAGPDGSALPDGEVGELLLRGQPLFRGYAGDPEATAAAFGDGWFRTGDLARLRDGEVYIVDRLKDMVVRGGENVYCVEVEGVLCDHPAVADAAVVGVPHPLLGEEVAAVVVLRTGAEPDRDGLRSHVAGRLAAFKVPAHLVFHPGPLPRNPTGKLVKPALREQVAALLPG
- a CDS encoding acyl-CoA dehydrogenase family protein; the protein is MRRTVFNEDHEAFRETIRDFIAKEVVPVYESWEAEGHPPRDFYRKLGALGVYGIEVPEEYGGAGETGFKYQAVVSEECARAGVTFGSSGVHTGLVLPYLMEYADEEQKRRWLPGFVSGDIMTAIAMTEPGAGSDLAGITTTARLSEDGTHYVLNGAKTFITGGVLADLVLVVCRTAPYDPADRRAGLSILCVDTTSEGYAVGRKLQKIGLRTSDTAELSFTDVKVPVADLLGEEGKAFAYLTHNLVQERLAIAVGAYASAAAAVQFAVRYVKDRKVFGKAVAEFQNTKFTLADCEAQVVAQQSMVDRALELYQNGELTVADAAAAKLFCTESASEVIDKCLQLHGGYGYILEYPIARLYTDNRVFRIYGGTSEVMRTIIAKSLGL